A single Corvus hawaiiensis isolate bCorHaw1 chromosome 26, bCorHaw1.pri.cur, whole genome shotgun sequence DNA region contains:
- the PLAG1 gene encoding zinc finger protein PLAG1 isoform X1: MATVIPGDLSEVRDTQKVPSGKRKRGETKPRKNFPCQLCDKAFNSVEKLKVHSYSHTGERPYKCTQQDCTKAFVSKYKLLRHMATHSPEKTHKCNYCEKMFHRKDHLKNHLHTHNPNKEAFKCEECGKNYNTKLGFKRHLALHAATSGDLTCKVCLQTFESTGVLLEHLKTHAGKSSGGVKEKKHQCEHCDRRFYTRKDVRRHMVVHTGRKDFLCQYCAQRFGRKDHLTRHMKKSHNQELLKVKTEPMDLLDPFTCNVSVPVKDELLPVMSLPSSELTSKPFTNTLQLNLYNTQIQSMQSSASAHQMVATSLPLGMPCPIDMESVHPSHQLSLKYPLGTTSYAISMPEKEQPLKGEIESYLMELQSGMPSSSQDSQASSSKLGLDPQVGPLDDGSGEVSLSKGSVPISEPLNAPSLDFSQLFNFIPVNGPPYNPSVSVGNLGMSYTQEEAHSSMTQLPPQTQDPQDPSNSIGLGSLHSLSAAFTSSLSTTTTLPRFHQAFQ; the protein is encoded by the exons ATGGCCACTGTCATTCCTGGTGATTTGTCAGAAGTAAGAGATACCCAGAAAGTCCCTTCAGGGAAACGTAAGCGTGGTGaaaccaaaccaagaaaaaactTTCCTTGCCAACTGTGTGACAAGGCCTTTAACAGTGTTGAGAAATTAAAGGTTCACTCATACTCTCACACAGGAGAGAGGCCCTACAAGTGCACACAACAAGACTGCACCAAGGCCTTTGTTTCTAAGTACAAATTACTAAG GCATATGGCTACTCATTCTCCTGAGAAAACCCACAAGTGTAATTATTGTGAGAAAATGTTTCACCGAAAAGATCACCTAAAGAATCACCTACATACACACAATCCCAACAAAGAGGCCTTTAAGTGTGAAGAGTGTGGAAAGAACTACAATACCAAGCTTGGGTTCAAACGTCACCTGGCTTTGCATGCTGCAACAAGTGGTGACCTCACCTGTAAGGTATGTTTGCAGACTTTTGAAAGCACAggagtgctgctggagcacctAAAAACTCATGCAGGCAAGTCATCGGGTGgagtgaaggagaaaaagcacCAGTGTGAACACTGTGATCGTCGGTTCTACACCCGAAAGGATGTCCGCAGACACATGGTAGTGCACACTGGAAGAAAGGACTTCCTCTGTCAGTACTGTGCACAGAGATTCGGGCGGAAGGATCACCTCACGCGCCACATGAAGAAAAGTCACAACCAAGAACTTTTGAAGGTCAAAACAGAGCCAATGGACCTTCTAGATCCCTTTACCTGCAACGTTTCTGTGCCTGTTAAGGATGAGCTGCTTCCAGTGATGTCTTTACCTTCCAGTGAACTGACATCAAAGCCATTTACAAACACTTTGCAATTAAATCTCTACAACACTCAGATTCAGTCCATGCAGAGTTCTGCATCTGCACACCAAATGGTTGCCACATCGTTACCATTGGGAATGCCTTGTCCAATAGATATGGAGTCTGTCCACCCTTCTCACCAGCTATCGTTGAAATATCCGCTCGGTACTACCTCATACGCAATTTCTATGCCTGAAAAGGAACAGCCATTGAAAGGGGAAATTGAAAGTTACTTAATGGAGTTGCAAAGTGGTATGCCTTCTTCATCCCAGGATTCTCAAGCATCTTCATCAAAACTAGGGCTGGATCCACAAGTAGGGCCACTAGATGATGGGTCGGGGGAAGTTTCCCTTTCCAAGGGCTCCGTTCCTATTAGTGAACCTCTAAACGCCCCATCATTGGACTTTTCTCAGCTGTTCAACTTCATACCTGTAAATGGCCCTCCCTATAATCCTTCTGTTTCAGTGGGAAACCTCGGAATGAGTTATACGCAAGAGGAGGCACATTCTTCTATGACTCAACTTCCACCACAAACCCAGGATCCACAAGATCCTAGCAATAGTATAGGTCTTGGGTCTCTGCACTCATTGTCAGCAGCTTTCACAAGCAGTCTAAGCACAACCACCACCCTACCACGATTTCATCAAGCTTTCCAATAG
- the PLAG1 gene encoding zinc finger protein PLAG1 isoform X2, with product MATHSPEKTHKCNYCEKMFHRKDHLKNHLHTHNPNKEAFKCEECGKNYNTKLGFKRHLALHAATSGDLTCKVCLQTFESTGVLLEHLKTHAGKSSGGVKEKKHQCEHCDRRFYTRKDVRRHMVVHTGRKDFLCQYCAQRFGRKDHLTRHMKKSHNQELLKVKTEPMDLLDPFTCNVSVPVKDELLPVMSLPSSELTSKPFTNTLQLNLYNTQIQSMQSSASAHQMVATSLPLGMPCPIDMESVHPSHQLSLKYPLGTTSYAISMPEKEQPLKGEIESYLMELQSGMPSSSQDSQASSSKLGLDPQVGPLDDGSGEVSLSKGSVPISEPLNAPSLDFSQLFNFIPVNGPPYNPSVSVGNLGMSYTQEEAHSSMTQLPPQTQDPQDPSNSIGLGSLHSLSAAFTSSLSTTTTLPRFHQAFQ from the coding sequence ATGGCTACTCATTCTCCTGAGAAAACCCACAAGTGTAATTATTGTGAGAAAATGTTTCACCGAAAAGATCACCTAAAGAATCACCTACATACACACAATCCCAACAAAGAGGCCTTTAAGTGTGAAGAGTGTGGAAAGAACTACAATACCAAGCTTGGGTTCAAACGTCACCTGGCTTTGCATGCTGCAACAAGTGGTGACCTCACCTGTAAGGTATGTTTGCAGACTTTTGAAAGCACAggagtgctgctggagcacctAAAAACTCATGCAGGCAAGTCATCGGGTGgagtgaaggagaaaaagcacCAGTGTGAACACTGTGATCGTCGGTTCTACACCCGAAAGGATGTCCGCAGACACATGGTAGTGCACACTGGAAGAAAGGACTTCCTCTGTCAGTACTGTGCACAGAGATTCGGGCGGAAGGATCACCTCACGCGCCACATGAAGAAAAGTCACAACCAAGAACTTTTGAAGGTCAAAACAGAGCCAATGGACCTTCTAGATCCCTTTACCTGCAACGTTTCTGTGCCTGTTAAGGATGAGCTGCTTCCAGTGATGTCTTTACCTTCCAGTGAACTGACATCAAAGCCATTTACAAACACTTTGCAATTAAATCTCTACAACACTCAGATTCAGTCCATGCAGAGTTCTGCATCTGCACACCAAATGGTTGCCACATCGTTACCATTGGGAATGCCTTGTCCAATAGATATGGAGTCTGTCCACCCTTCTCACCAGCTATCGTTGAAATATCCGCTCGGTACTACCTCATACGCAATTTCTATGCCTGAAAAGGAACAGCCATTGAAAGGGGAAATTGAAAGTTACTTAATGGAGTTGCAAAGTGGTATGCCTTCTTCATCCCAGGATTCTCAAGCATCTTCATCAAAACTAGGGCTGGATCCACAAGTAGGGCCACTAGATGATGGGTCGGGGGAAGTTTCCCTTTCCAAGGGCTCCGTTCCTATTAGTGAACCTCTAAACGCCCCATCATTGGACTTTTCTCAGCTGTTCAACTTCATACCTGTAAATGGCCCTCCCTATAATCCTTCTGTTTCAGTGGGAAACCTCGGAATGAGTTATACGCAAGAGGAGGCACATTCTTCTATGACTCAACTTCCACCACAAACCCAGGATCCACAAGATCCTAGCAATAGTATAGGTCTTGGGTCTCTGCACTCATTGTCAGCAGCTTTCACAAGCAGTCTAAGCACAACCACCACCCTACCACGATTTCATCAAGCTTTCCAATAG